In Deinococcus ficus, a single genomic region encodes these proteins:
- a CDS encoding GAF domain-containing protein: MLNAQTGPAAGADSPLLTLNRLLATALTAGDVKRVILEHAIPASGACAGSLIKVVDADTLVMVGSHGYQVPLTEVWQQFPADRGFAVADAIARQAPVFASAQDIERDYPAMHGLLQPETRAVAVLPLVARGQVLSAVTLSFTHEDAISPERQQFLQALFEDCALALCRGRQYDDEHYARERAQLLSLASEVLAASLDVPATLDHLTRLAIEHVADWCVVYLPDGDGRMWPEAVAHQDPGKIDLLRWYIGRYQEDPERPGSNGWIMRTGEPVLVPVVPEAAIDALPEEAQREAIRSMGLHSVISVPLPSPQGPIGVLGLASSHLGRAYGADDLQLAQELAKRASAALLNATQHQASVRSEERYRSLVDATTQTVWTADVKGELHGEQPGWVALTGQTPEQFHGVGWAERIHPDDRGRSVRAWLAATEQRAVYELQHRIRVRSGEYRTFHSRAVPVLEAGGQVREWVGVSTDITAQIEAEQALRAMNATLEEKVAVRTQHLHAARRQAEVLALLGDALQRSTSPEEVARITLETIGKELGASCMIVAPVADHALLPRTTWGDPPPLVSRQLAQPALRLEDTPILKSVVDQGEAIYLDSYAEDARSVPGLEEYALAVEPILTQGGEVKGGLVAWRPAQAGAWTPGQQDLLRRAAQTMALALQRTEIAAELQRQRDELEAANASLKRSNAELERFAFVASHDLQEPLRTITSFTQLLDRRYGTQLDDSGRRYLGFVVSGAGRMKGLIDDLLVFSRLNTVQDPLRPLFAGDAVQGALSGLQGLIETTGARVHVHPLPEVAGDLRELTQVFQNLIGNGIKFHRPDVTPEISISAEADGGDWLFRVQDNGIGIEAGYLDRVFGMFQRLHTREEYEGTGLGLSIVRKVIERHGGRVWLESEVGSGTTVKFTLRSAGAVPG; this comes from the coding sequence GTGCTCAACGCCCAGACCGGTCCCGCTGCCGGTGCCGATTCACCGCTCCTGACCCTGAACCGCCTGCTCGCCACGGCCCTCACGGCCGGTGACGTGAAGCGCGTCATTCTGGAGCACGCCATACCTGCCAGTGGCGCCTGCGCCGGCAGCCTGATCAAGGTGGTCGACGCCGACACGCTGGTGATGGTGGGCTCGCACGGCTACCAGGTGCCCTTAACGGAGGTCTGGCAGCAGTTCCCGGCCGATCGTGGGTTCGCGGTGGCGGACGCCATTGCCCGTCAGGCACCGGTCTTCGCTTCCGCGCAGGACATCGAGCGGGACTACCCGGCGATGCACGGCCTGCTGCAGCCGGAGACGCGTGCCGTCGCTGTGCTTCCCCTGGTCGCCCGTGGGCAGGTGCTGTCCGCCGTCACCCTGTCGTTCACCCACGAGGACGCCATCTCCCCAGAGCGGCAGCAGTTCCTGCAGGCACTTTTCGAGGACTGCGCCCTCGCACTGTGCCGCGGCCGTCAGTACGACGACGAGCATTACGCCCGGGAACGCGCTCAGCTCCTGAGTCTGGCCAGCGAGGTGCTGGCCGCCTCGCTGGACGTGCCGGCCACGCTAGACCACCTCACGCGCCTCGCCATCGAACACGTGGCGGACTGGTGTGTCGTGTACCTGCCGGACGGCGATGGCCGGATGTGGCCGGAAGCGGTGGCGCATCAGGACCCCGGGAAGATCGATCTGCTGAGGTGGTACATCGGCCGCTACCAGGAAGACCCGGAGCGGCCAGGGTCGAACGGCTGGATCATGCGCACCGGGGAGCCGGTCCTGGTGCCGGTCGTGCCGGAGGCGGCCATCGACGCGCTGCCTGAGGAAGCGCAGCGCGAGGCGATCCGGTCGATGGGGCTGCACTCCGTGATCTCCGTTCCGCTGCCGTCTCCGCAGGGTCCCATCGGTGTGTTGGGGCTCGCCAGCAGCCACCTCGGCCGGGCGTATGGGGCGGACGATCTTCAACTCGCACAGGAGCTCGCGAAACGCGCGTCGGCCGCGCTCCTGAACGCCACGCAGCATCAGGCGTCCGTGCGGAGCGAGGAACGCTACCGCTCCCTGGTCGATGCCACCACGCAGACGGTCTGGACGGCAGACGTGAAAGGGGAACTGCACGGCGAGCAACCCGGCTGGGTCGCGCTGACCGGTCAGACCCCCGAACAGTTCCACGGGGTGGGCTGGGCGGAGCGCATTCACCCGGACGACCGGGGCAGAAGTGTCCGCGCCTGGCTGGCCGCCACGGAGCAGCGGGCCGTGTACGAACTGCAGCACCGCATCCGGGTGCGGAGCGGGGAGTACCGCACTTTCCACTCCCGCGCCGTTCCCGTCCTGGAGGCGGGCGGTCAGGTGCGCGAGTGGGTCGGCGTTTCGACCGACATCACGGCGCAGATTGAAGCGGAGCAGGCCCTGCGGGCCATGAACGCCACGCTGGAGGAGAAGGTGGCGGTCCGCACGCAGCACCTTCACGCGGCGCGGCGTCAGGCGGAAGTGCTCGCGTTGCTCGGGGACGCGCTGCAGCGCAGCACCTCGCCGGAGGAGGTCGCCCGAATCACGCTGGAAACCATCGGGAAGGAACTGGGGGCGAGCTGCATGATCGTCGCCCCGGTGGCCGACCATGCCCTGCTGCCCCGCACCACCTGGGGGGACCCGCCCCCGCTGGTCAGCCGGCAGCTGGCCCAGCCGGCCCTCAGGCTCGAGGACACGCCGATCCTGAAAAGCGTCGTGGACCAGGGCGAGGCCATCTACCTGGACTCGTATGCGGAGGACGCCCGCAGCGTGCCCGGGCTGGAGGAGTACGCCCTGGCCGTGGAGCCGATCCTCACGCAGGGCGGGGAAGTGAAGGGTGGTCTGGTCGCGTGGCGTCCTGCCCAGGCCGGCGCGTGGACGCCGGGCCAGCAGGACCTGCTGCGCCGCGCCGCGCAGACCATGGCCCTGGCGCTGCAGCGCACGGAGATCGCGGCAGAGCTGCAGCGCCAGCGTGACGAACTGGAAGCGGCCAACGCCTCCCTGAAGCGCAGCAATGCCGAGCTGGAACGCTTCGCTTTCGTGGCGTCACACGACCTGCAGGAGCCCCTGCGGACCATCACCAGCTTCACCCAGCTGCTGGACCGCCGGTACGGAACGCAGCTCGACGACTCGGGCCGGAGGTACCTGGGGTTCGTGGTCAGCGGCGCCGGGCGCATGAAGGGCCTGATTGACGATCTGCTGGTCTTCTCGCGCCTGAACACCGTTCAGGACCCGCTTCGTCCGCTGTTCGCCGGTGACGCGGTTCAGGGGGCCCTGAGCGGGCTCCAGGGTCTGATCGAGACCACGGGCGCGCGGGTGCACGTTCACCCATTGCCCGAGGTGGCCGGGGATCTGCGGGAGCTCACGCAGGTGTTCCAGAACCTGATCGGCAACGGCATCAAATTCCACCGTCCGGACGTCACACCCGAGATCTCCATCAGTGCGGAGGCCGACGGAGGGGACTGGCTGTTCCGCGTGCAGGACAACGGTATCGGCATCGAGGCCGGGTACCTCGACCGGGTGTTCGGCATGTTCCAGCGCCTGCACACCCGCGAGGAGTACGAGGGCACCGGCCTCGGCCTCTCCATCGTCCGCAAGGTCATCGAACGCCACGGTGGCCGGGTCTGGCTGGAATCCGAGGTGGGATCGGGAACGACCGTGAAGTTCACCCTCAGGTCCGCGGGCGCTGTTCCCGGCTAA
- a CDS encoding ATP-binding protein yields MTSLPGSDLELVAPLAERLQHITDALAATSTVQEVIETVLAPALAALGADAGTVLLVNQPDQPLKITGRRGADGETIAVPQESASEDHVLIADILRLREAQYFEDAGALRDAYPELERRTRDLEAIANAALPMFLDDRPFGVIVLDFAAPHHFSPEERRFLRILSAQCAIALGRAEAISRLEAHVHERTRQLEDQTRQLEEERAAQAAFVAFTEAVGSETNLSQLVGQAITLLHETCDVEAAYFERDGDLFRASVWSPSADPALLPLLQRGFPLQHSSIARGLQQNTATFIDHWRDSGLLIPESGIYQAAAGYPYFKDETLESVLMIGSQTSAVWDERSKGIFRAVGRSLDLALDRARQTRTVTVQRDALDLRTRELAESTAELQAFSYSVSHDLRTPVRHMIGFLELARKALDGRLDERSARYLDVVEQSGRQMNTLIDGLLDLSNAAQRTLQPSLVDLNQLMARIQTTLLPDLLTRNVAWEVTDLPQVWGDQEALSQVLTQLTENALKFTQSRDPASIRIWAEDLGGAWKVSVRDNGLGFDPRYQDRLFNLFQRLHRADEVSGTGVGLASVRRLILKHGGQVFAEGRPGEGATFGFTLPKGHVA; encoded by the coding sequence ATGACTTCTCTGCCCGGCTCCGATCTGGAGCTCGTCGCACCACTGGCAGAGCGCCTTCAGCACATCACCGACGCCCTCGCTGCCACCAGCACGGTGCAGGAGGTCATCGAAACGGTGCTTGCCCCGGCCCTCGCCGCGCTTGGGGCGGACGCCGGGACCGTGCTGCTGGTGAACCAGCCCGATCAGCCACTGAAGATCACAGGCCGCCGGGGCGCGGACGGCGAGACGATCGCCGTCCCGCAGGAGAGCGCCAGCGAAGACCACGTCCTGATCGCCGACATCCTGCGCCTGCGTGAGGCGCAGTACTTCGAGGACGCCGGCGCGTTAAGGGATGCCTACCCGGAACTCGAACGCCGCACCCGGGACCTGGAGGCCATTGCCAACGCCGCGCTGCCGATGTTCCTCGACGACCGGCCCTTCGGGGTCATCGTGCTCGACTTCGCCGCACCCCATCATTTCTCGCCCGAGGAGCGGCGGTTCCTCCGGATCCTGTCCGCCCAGTGCGCCATTGCCCTGGGCCGCGCAGAGGCGATCAGTAGACTGGAAGCCCACGTTCACGAGCGCACCCGGCAGCTGGAGGACCAGACCCGGCAGCTCGAGGAAGAACGCGCCGCTCAGGCGGCCTTCGTGGCGTTCACCGAGGCGGTGGGCAGCGAAACGAACCTCTCCCAGCTGGTGGGTCAGGCCATCACCCTGCTGCACGAGACCTGTGACGTGGAAGCCGCCTACTTCGAGCGGGACGGCGACCTGTTCCGCGCCAGCGTCTGGAGCCCCTCAGCCGATCCCGCCCTGCTGCCCCTGCTGCAACGCGGTTTTCCACTGCAGCACTCCAGCATCGCCAGGGGCCTTCAACAGAACACCGCCACCTTCATCGACCACTGGCGCGACTCCGGACTGCTGATTCCGGAATCCGGGATCTACCAGGCGGCCGCCGGGTACCCGTACTTCAAGGACGAAACGCTGGAGAGCGTTCTGATGATCGGCTCCCAGACCTCGGCCGTCTGGGATGAGCGCAGCAAAGGAATCTTCCGCGCGGTCGGCCGCAGTCTGGACCTGGCCCTCGACCGGGCGCGGCAGACCCGCACCGTGACCGTACAACGCGACGCGCTCGACCTTCGCACCCGGGAACTCGCCGAGTCGACGGCGGAACTGCAGGCGTTCTCGTACTCGGTGTCACACGACCTGCGGACCCCGGTGCGGCACATGATCGGCTTTCTCGAACTGGCGCGCAAAGCTCTGGACGGCCGGCTCGACGAGCGTAGCGCCCGCTACCTCGACGTCGTCGAACAGTCGGGGCGGCAGATGAACACCCTGATCGATGGGCTGCTCGACCTGTCGAACGCCGCCCAGCGGACCCTGCAGCCCAGCTTGGTCGACCTGAATCAACTCATGGCCCGGATTCAGACGACCCTGCTTCCCGATCTGCTGACCCGGAACGTCGCCTGGGAAGTGACTGACCTGCCCCAGGTGTGGGGTGACCAGGAGGCGTTGAGTCAGGTGCTGACCCAGTTGACGGAGAACGCATTGAAATTCACGCAGAGCCGCGACCCGGCCAGCATCCGCATCTGGGCAGAAGACCTGGGCGGCGCGTGGAAGGTCAGCGTGAGAGACAACGGCCTGGGCTTCGATCCGCGGTATCAGGACCGCTTATTCAACCTGTTTCAGCGGCTGCACCGGGCCGATGAGGTCAGCGGGACCGGTGTGGGGCTGGCCAGTGTCCGCCGCCTGATCCTGAAACACGGCGGCCAGGTGTTCGCCGAGGGCCGCCCCGGCGAGGGCGCCACCTTCGGCTTCACGCTGCCCAAAGGGCACGTTGCCTGA